In Thermococcus profundus, the genomic stretch GGCTCTTTCATTCATGCTCCGCTACACCGCGGGCTACACCCTGTCAACCTTTTTGCACATTTGGACATGGTACATGCACAAACCCCTCTACGCACTGCTGGCAGGAATACTGGGAATTTCATACGCCGCCATTGGAGTCTACACCCTCGGGAGAACAGTCAGGGAGATCTTGCTGAACTCAAAGAGCACCAGGGTCATGCTCCTCCCGCTGGGGGTCATCTTCTTCGCAACATACCCAGGGAGCGTTTATTCCCGGATCTTTGCGTACCTTCTGATAGGCACACCCCTTCTCTCGGTTGTCTGGCAGGGAGAGGATTTCGACCTCAATGCATACATCGGAATGTGGACGGCCGCCCTATACGCCGTCTCGGTGATACTGCTTCAAAGCCCAGCGGTTCTCGCCCTTACAGTAGTGTCGTCGTTGATTTATTTCAGAACGGGCCCCCTGAGAGAGATCGCACTGTCAAACAGCAAGCCCCCTGTATCTGCGGTCCTCTTAATAGCTGGTATCCTGGGGGCCTACCCCCTCAGGCTCAACCCCGCAGACACCCTACCAATAATCATGATCGGAGGCGCCTTCGTGGAAAACATGGTCATAAAGCCCTCCCTGGTGCGGGAGTTGGAACCCCTGGAGCGGGTGGCGTGGGGAGCGTTGTTGGCTATCGCATACTCGGCGGCTTTAGGTTCCTCCGTAACCGCGGGGGCGGTGCTTTTCGTGTATTTCCTTCTGGAGTCATACTATATGTCCAGGAAAAGAGGATGGGAGCAGGCATTTGGAGCCCGGCTTCTCATGGGGATAGCGGCTCTAGCATGAGGATAAGAAGAGAGGGGAATCAGCGCCCAAGCTCCTTGTGGGCCTTCGCCAAATGCTTCGCCGCTATCGCCGCAAGGAGTGAGAGCTCGCCCGCCAAAACTGCCCCGGCAACTATCTCGGCGAACTTCTTGGCGTTAGTTCCCGGAGGATCCCCACCGCCGGCAACGCCCATAATCGAGAGCGCTTCCCTCTGTGTTGGAACCCTCGTTCCTCCTCCGACGGTTCCGATCTCAAGGCTCGGCATTGTTATGCTTATGTAGAGGTCTCCCTCAGGTGTGACTTCTGCTAAGGTTATGCCATGGGAGCCCTCGGTTATCTGCGCTTCGTCCTGGCCGGTTGCGAGGAATATAGCCCCAACTATGTTTCCAAAGTGGGCGTTAAAGCCGTAGGAACCGGCCTGCGCTGAACCGACGAGGTTCTTGCGGTAGTTCACCTCAGCTATGAGTTCAGGCGTTGTTTTCAACTTTTTCTCGACGATCTCCCTTGGAATCACTGCCTCAGCTATGACGGTTTTGCCCCTCCCCAAAAGGAAGTTTGCAGCGTTTGGCTTCTTGTCAACGCACAGGTTGCCGGAGAGGGCCAGATACTTCACATCGGGGAACTCCTCCTCGATTGCCTTCATGATCTCCTCGCTCGAGATGGTTACCATGTTCATTCCCATAGCGTCGCCGGTCTCGAATTCAAAGCGGAGGTAGAGGTTGTTGCCGACGATGAAGGGCTTAACCCCCCTAAGCTTTCCGTGCCTGGTGACCTTACTCACGGCCTTCTCCTGAAGGTAGTCGAGGTTGTTCTTCACCCACTCTGCAACCTCCCTTGCCCTTCTAGCGTCGGGACACTTGAGGAGTGGTGCCCTCGTCATCTTGTCGTCTATGAGCGTGGTTTTAACGCCCCCAGCGGCAGTTAGAGCGGAGCAACCGCGGTTGACGCTTGCAACCAGTGCACCCTCCGTTGTGGCGAGCGGAACGTAGAACTCTCCTTTGGCGTATTCTCCGTTTATCCTAAGCGGCCCGGCAACTCCCATCGGTATCTGGACGACGCCTATCATGTTTTCGATGTTCTTGCCAATGAGTTTGTTCGGGTCTACCGAGTAGTGCCCGATGTTCTCGAGGCTTATTCCGAACTTCTTCTCGAGGGCCTTTCTCCTTATTTCAGTGGCGAGCTTTTTGTCGCCGTCCGTGTACTTCTCGACCTGGTGGAGCTTTATCTCCCCATTCGCTACCTTCTCGACCAGTTCCTCGAAACTCATCTCCATGGAAACACCCCCAAAATCAGCCGAAGATCCAGCTCTCAAGCACCTCCCCGGCCTCAGCGAAGGCCAGAGCTGCATCACTCTTGGGCCTGTAAACGAGAACCGGAATACCAACGTTTATTGATTCAGGAACGGCCTCGTCAAAGGGCACCCACCCCAGAACTGGAACACCGACATCGTTTTCAATAACGTCGATTATCTTATCCACCACGTCGGCCGATTCCCTGACCTTGTTGAGAACAACGCCTATTTTAAGCCCGTATTCCTCTCCCAGGGCTTTGAGTTTGTTAACCTCGTTCTCAACCATCGTCTCAAAGGAGTATATAGGAGATCTCTCGATCTCGACTACTATAATCTGGTAATCTGCAACTTCGAAGGTGGGGAGGGTATCGAAGGGAACGCCCGTAGGGGAATCAACGAACACAACGCCGAACTTGTACTTAATCCTCTCAACGAGATCCCTAAGGCCCTGAGGGGAGATGCCGATAACATCGTGGAGATTCGAGCTTCCGGGCATCACATAGACCCCGGTCTCTTTGTGTTTGTAGATGGCCCACTCGGGATCCAGGCTGGGATCCCGCAGTAT encodes the following:
- the hmgA gene encoding hydroxymethylglutaryl-CoA reductase (NADPH) — its product is MSFEELVEKVANGEIKLHQVEKYTDGDKKLATEIRRKALEKKFGISLENIGHYSVDPNKLIGKNIENMIGVVQIPMGVAGPLRINGEYAKGEFYVPLATTEGALVASVNRGCSALTAAGGVKTTLIDDKMTRAPLLKCPDARRAREVAEWVKNNLDYLQEKAVSKVTRHGKLRGVKPFIVGNNLYLRFEFETGDAMGMNMVTISSEEIMKAIEEEFPDVKYLALSGNLCVDKKPNAANFLLGRGKTVIAEAVIPREIVEKKLKTTPELIAEVNYRKNLVGSAQAGSYGFNAHFGNIVGAIFLATGQDEAQITEGSHGITLAEVTPEGDLYISITMPSLEIGTVGGGTRVPTQREALSIMGVAGGGDPPGTNAKKFAEIVAGAVLAGELSLLAAIAAKHLAKAHKELGR
- a CDS encoding MinD/ParA family ATP-binding protein — protein: MAVIVMTGRGGAGKTTTTANLSAYLARGEYRVLAIDGDLYLPNLGFHFGIDNVKYTVHSILRDPSLDPEWAIYKHKETGVYVMPGSSNLHDVIGISPQGLRDLVERIKYKFGVVFVDSPTGVPFDTLPTFEVADYQIIVVEIERSPIYSFETMVENEVNKLKALGEEYGLKIGVVLNKVRESADVVDKIIDVIENDVGVPVLGWVPFDEAVPESINVGIPVLVYRPKSDAALAFAEAGEVLESWIFG